gtaaatgttccTTTTGAATACAAGGGTATAAATGGGGAGTTTGTatctcctttgctgcagtaacagcctctactcttcagGAACGGTTTTACACTAGAAGTAACATTGCTGTAAGGATCTAATTGCTTTCAGACACGAGCATAAGGGGTCagttactgatgttggataattagtactggatcacaaacaccactccaactcattccagTTGTATTAGACGGAGTTCCATCACGCCAGGGAgtgcagttccactgttccacagcccaACGTTGGGGGGCTTTTTACTGCTAATGCTTGGCATTGAGCATAGTCACCTTGCATTTCCATAGAGACTCTACAAGCTGTATATGCGCAGTTGAACAGCTGTGCCAGCAGTGCGTGCTGAATTCCAGTAGTATTTAAACTTCAACTAGCTGAATTCATTCATTACTGCGGTTGACTGGATTCTTTTGAGCTTACAGTGTGCCTTATCTTGTTTTTAGCAATGacaattatatttaattaaattaagaaTATACTGAACACAGAAAAATAGCCCAGAGATATCAAGTTCATGCACTGAAGAGCTTGGAATTCACAGTAGGGCCTCTGTAATGTTTTGCCATTCATATTTTGGCATTTGACAGAGATTTGTGGTAAATGGGTCTCACTTAAAGTCTTAATACTCTCCCATGGGTTTGGTCAGCTACCCACGCATACAGTAAGAgcacaaaatggacaatggTCACCACTAGATCAGCCACCAGATAAACCTATAAAATCATAAAGCAGTTTAAACTGCAACAGGTGCCCTGAACCAAATTACATACTACACCATACCATggtgtttttattcattcagaaaTATTGCAGTCTATATTATTGTAGTCTGTTCACGAGCACATCTAGTAAACTACAGATCTTTCAGAATGAACCCACCGAAAAAACAATATCAGCACATATCTAAGCAAGACTTCATaggtgttctctctctctctctctctctctctgtctatatatatatatatatatatatatatatatatatatatatatacatatatacatatatatatattactatatcATAATATATTACTACTGTATGTTCAAAAGATCTAAGGAATCTAAGGAATTTAGAGGAAACTACACCTcttgaatgaaaaaaagactTGTTTTTCATTCAATATACCCAGGTCCTGCCCACGAATCACAAATTGTCAGGCagtacaaagacacaatgtagagACAGTCATTAACACAAAACTTATatggttatttatttaattaaacaaaaaaatattaatatttcttaTCCATTCAATTAAATTGCCTGTTCAGACTAAGaatatgaatgaattaaattgtttaaatgtttgcCATGTCAGATTTGATCAAACACCAAATGGCAGCATTCTCAAACACTCTCAAACACATCTGAACCGACTTTACCACACAGGAGAACTAGAGCTGTAGCTCTTTAGTTGTTTATTGCTTTAAAGGGGCAGTAAACCCATTTGTTTGGTAGGGACTTTGGCTCTTGGCTCAGAGCATCAATAAGAGTCGGCTCTTAATTAAGTAGCATTGTCAGTTTTTAGCCAGGAAAATGTCATTTGtcatttaatgtcatttaaatgtCATCTGTCATTTAACATTCAGTAAAACTTTAGTCCACCTTCTAATTACCAAACGTTACATTATGTttgttattgaaaaaaaatgtaaaaagtcagATGTTGTTTCACTGGATGAAAGAGGCAGCACATCCATAATCAGTCATCAACAAAGGCAGATAAAAGTCAAAAATCAGAAGAACTAATGAAGCTTACTTGGAAACACACTTGGGAACGGCAGATTTAAGTCAGTGTGATAGACTGAATGAAAGAAACATGAGCTTGGTTCACTTCAGTACCCTGGAGAATTCTATGTGATGAATTTTTGTGATATCGAGTTCAACATCACAAAATGCCAAGTTGGTTTCACCagatttcttctctttctctccaaccAGGTCAAGTTTATCTGCGCTGGCCTGAAAGCAAAGGCATATTatgcacaatttttaaaaagaaaattattttaGAACATTCAAAAACACACGTACCCTTTGCTTTAGTATCTTGTAAATCTTGTAGAAGGTTAAATCCTCCTTTATTACTGTCAGGCCTGGTTCCAGTTTTAGCCGTCTACCTCCTAGAAAGAAAATAACATGTTAGCCTATTTTCTAAATACTAAAAGAAAAACTTGCTCTGTCTggttatgcaaaaaaaaaatcatttttacctGAGAGCAAACTTACAATCAGCCCCACAACTATGGCAACTATAGTCCCCATAGGACAGAAATACAAGTAAGAGAGGGAGTACCAATTATCAGCCAGGAATGGCCTGTAAAAGCAAAATATATTGTAGCTGTCAGTGTCATCAGAAAAGATTCTGTCAGAAGGCAGAGTTATAGCAAATCTTTAGTTAAGGAACCACCTGTCCAGGGCTTGTTCCTGCTGGTCAGAGTTgatgtggtccatctgtttagAGTAAGTTAAGTTCAGTAAGGCATTCTCAGCCATGCTGAAGTTGCAGTCATGTGTTTCCAGAGCAAGTGGTCTTGTACTTTCAGGGGGAGGGTGATAGATCTGGGATCCAATACACACCCAGAGTGATGTAACTAGCCCAATGACCAGCCCAACCAATCCTCCCTGcaatttaatagaaaataaataatgaaaccTGGCCAGTCTTCCTGTGTCTTCTCATGGTCTAGAACCTCTCTCTCAATTCCCTGGCTCTATGTAGCAGCAAAGATCAAACACAAAAccattgtttgtgtttttcgaGCCTCAAAATGCAAAATTCAGAAATGTACCCCAGCACAGCAACTCAGATCATTGGTGGCCTCCAGGCGTCGAATTTGCTAGAAAGTTCTTGTTTGCTAAATGTACCTAAATAATTAtcagtttattttattgcattagCCCCTATTGTGCACTTCTGTTTCAGATTTGCTCTGGATAAAAACATCTATCATATGAGTAAGACAATATTTACTGACCTTAGAATTAGCACAGGGGAACAGGATGCCTAAAGTGAAGAGGCCAAGAAGAGGCCCACCAATGGTGCCAACAATACTAATAGCTGCCTGTAAAGAAAGGCACACTGTCATAAATAGGAGTTTTTCACTATCTGTTTTAATACATTGAGTGGGCAGAGATCAGAAAAGACTCCAAATCCAAACTAGATTATAGTGTTTGATCTGCAAGTGACCAACCTGTAGCAACCCTCCCATCAGTGATGCAAGGCCAGCCATCCCAATACACACTGCTCCATAGAAAACGCCTGGGATTACATATATGACGTTACAAAAAGGTGTTGTCCAACACAAGCCTTATGACACTTTCTTTCCTATTTTGTTCAAACTCACTCAGTCCCTTTGATGCCCAGGAGAGCTGTTGCTCTGACAAGCTGAAGTATGGCCTTATCAGGTCTGCAACCGTCACTGCTGCTAATGCATTCACACTGGAGGACACTGTGCTGTAGCATTCATTGCAAGAACACGCACACAAATAATAGCAAATGCTTATCAATAGTATTGTtggcatttttaaaagttttggtCTGATTGAGTAGACGGGAAAGAGCTGACCTCAAAGTGCCACTGTAGGCTGCAGCCACAAACAAGCCAGGAACACCTGGATAATCCCTCAAGATATCCAGCACCAGGTATGGCATCAGCTTCAAACCAAAAATGAACAGTTAATGGAAAAGTAAGGTGATGTGTGCTGTATCCAGTAAAGACAGTTACGAGACCGTCAATCATAATCCATCATATCATCTTGACCTTGCTTGACAATAATTGTGGAACTTTGTGAAACTTTTGCAAACATCTTACCTGGTCTTGGGAAGACACCTTCTTAGCCATCCATGGATCACAATTCTTATAAACCGAGTACAAACACAGtccacaaaacactgaacacagatTAATAGCCCATAGAGACAGCAAGTTCACATACAGAGACCTAGAAGGAAATATAGACATTGTTCAATCACGGTGTATCTGTTTTGTTCCAATGGCAGTTGCAGACTGTTGCAAAACGAATGTGCAGTGCTCACATTTTGGCATGGAGCAA
This portion of the Pygocentrus nattereri isolate fPygNat1 chromosome 1, fPygNat1.pri, whole genome shotgun sequence genome encodes:
- the slc5a8 gene encoding sodium-coupled monocarboxylate transporter 1, producing MENLENPANVASFTAWDYVVFTLMLVISAAIGVYYAFAQRGQRNSRDFLVGGRSMTAVPVALSLTASFMSAITVLGTPVEVYCYGASFILTCLSFILMVGISSELFLPIFYRLGITSTYEYLEMRFNKATRLFGTMLFIIQTLLYTGLVIYAPALALNQVTGIDLWGAVISTGVVCTFYCTLGGLKAVVWTDVFQVLIMLTGFLAVIIQCVLVQGGVSVIISDSTQGGRINLWDFDPNPLRRHTFWTILIGGTFIWTSAYGINQAQVQRYVSCRSLLHAKMSLYVNLLSLWAINLCSVFCGLCLYSVYKNCDPWMAKKVSSQDQLMPYLVLDILRDYPGVPGLFVAAAYSGTLSTVSSSVNALAAVTVADLIRPYFSLSEQQLSWASKGLSVFYGAVCIGMAGLASLMGGLLQAAISIVGTIGGPLLGLFTLGILFPCANSKGGLVGLVIGLVTSLWVCIGSQIYHPPPESTRPLALETHDCNFSMAENALLNLTYSKQMDHINSDQQEQALDRPFLADNWYSLSYLYFCPMGTIVAIVVGLIVSLLSGGRRLKLEPGLTVIKEDLTFYKIYKILKQRVRASADKLDLVGEKEKKSGETNLAFCDVELDITKIHHIEFSRVLK